Sequence from the Coregonus clupeaformis isolate EN_2021a unplaced genomic scaffold, ASM2061545v1 scaf1631, whole genome shotgun sequence genome:
gaggctttgtggaaACAGGCCCAGGTCTTGAGAGAGGACAATGCCGCCCCCTATTGTACAGGGACAACCTGTTCTAGCCATAGTATTCCAGCAAAACAAAGGGCATTTCTGCTTTTGTGGATCTGTAAGTGTGGGACCATTATCAAACCATTTAAAGAGTGTAGAATAGTCAAATCAATGTACACATTTGCATAGTATCAAATGAACTAACATGTTTGCATAGTATTCACAGCAATCCCTCATTGCCCAATCACAAGATGCTCCATACAGGGTGCTTATATCAGATTTCTTCATTCCAACATCCTCTCACTCTGTACTctcttacagtcagtagacatggTGGGACGGGAAGCCTGATCTGTTGATAGTCAAAGAGGAAACTATAGAAGATGGACCAGAGATCATTGGCtgctgagtggactaaagatgggggagcaaggtaaggAAGAAATACATAAAGCCTACATACAGTAATAGATCTGGAATGGGAATAGTGATACACCTGGCTATTTTTTTCTTAATTCATAAAATGAAATCAATACAACTTATGTTTACATATaaaaacacacattataatgtatGAACTTCACCAGGTACTTGACTCAAAAAGCTCCATATGTAGAATGTTCTCTGCCATGTTTGTAAAGTCTATTTCTAACCTCTTCCTgcaggtggttggctggaggCTAACAGGAGACTAGGAGgccatcttggattcccagaCCCAGACCGGTGAAGCCAAGGGCCAGGGGGACGACATCAATGAGCAGGCCAGGACCAGAGGCGACATagtggaggtcagtggatgggaCAGTGTCCACAACACTCTTAATCACAACCAGAAACAGACAGTTGACtacaaaacaacaaccaaacttagtctccatgacaacagactgGCTGAGACCAGGGTGAGGTGTAGATTTGGTCTATGTGGAGGTGTCCGTATGTGGCGAGAGAGAACAGACATAGACTCGGCTAGCGATGCTCCCGTCCTGCTCCTGTAGTTGTGATTCGAGAGACTGATGGCACCCTCAGGTTAACCCCCTAACAGGTGctgccttcagcctgccttctataggatctatcaactggaacatggaccctgcgacaacacagacactacctggccttcgtcctcctcacactctcctaaTGTAAAACCAGACCTCAGACAATGCCAGTGCCTCAACACTAAATGGCTACACAAGCCCATTGACAAATGACAGTAGTAGTAAATACATGATCTAAGATTGATATTTGGTATTCATCAGTcatgaaagtatgccttatttactttgaagaactgcTAAGattgtgattttgtcagacagcataggcagctctatagagatggagctacctcaggatacaccagcagaaaatgcaCAAATCCCATGTATAGACTATAGTGACGTAATGTAGTACTAGTTAGTTTGTAGTTAATTCTGTTGGTTTTGGATGTAGTAGGGAACTggatgaggtgaactgaggaaagaATGAGTATGATGAAGCAGAGTAGATTATATGGTGATGGTTGGTGTGATGGTGTCTGTAAAAATGCTTTACTGATGAAAAGTGACAACCTTGTCCTGTTGTTTGATGCtggtgttttataatgaggaaatGATAGTGCCTTAATTCATGTTTACTTGACATGAAGTTAAGATAAAGAAAGATAAAGATAAGAACATTAAGATGTTTGTAATGTTGAACCTTTTCCAAAGTATTCTAAAATGTATGTTATCAAAGCGAGGGTGTTTTTTATAATATATCCAATGGCTCCATATTGGTAGGTACTTGAATCACAGTTATAGAGATGGCCTTGACTGTGGTTAACATTTTATAATGTCATGTTTCTGTGTACAACAAATACTTTCTTATATAAACCTTTATGCTTTTCTGTTCAATTTGTGTTTACAGTCTGCAGTCCATGAGGACCTGCTGATATCCGGTGTTGCTGGAGGGAGAGACTGGACCTCTGAATCGGATGGTCGCTTCCTTCCCAAGTCGGAACCAGGACCGAACCACGAGGGacagagactccaccaccacacagaacacaaacagtgGACAGGTGGACTGAACATCCTCAGTCCTGGTGGTCATCAGAGAGACATAGGCTCCAGTCAGGGATCCAGTCTGCAGCCCAGACTcttctcttcacagtctcagtgcagggatgaagcagggcctggggctgatagagatagaccctcctgttcctatgatacaaacaccacagtatccatgatGAACAGAGCAGGTCATCCTGGGCTTCAGCCTTCACAGAGAGTGGTGGGAGACCCCCCTGGTGGTAGTCTGTCTTCTCCTTCAGGGTCTCGTCTAATACCTGGTGACTGGGCTCATAGAAGGCCTGGGTCTAGCCTTCCTCAGCTGCCTCGGGGTTACACCACCAATACAGACAGGGTCAGGATGGGCGTTCACCACAAGAGGTACCTAGCCTATAACACAGCACACAATCCCAACAACACCCAAACAATGGCTAGAGGTCAAGGAGGGAGCTCAAATCCTGCTTCTACCTCCTCTGGTGTCATTGGGTCACAACGTAAGAGACCGAGCATTAGGACGGACGCCGACAAGCCGTACGCCTGCCCCACGTGTGGGAAGCGCTTTGCAGGTCATTTACGGTCATTTTTCCACCAAACTTGTAGTGAAAGAACGTGGGGTGGCAATCTGCAGACGTATCACAGAGACCAACTGCCTGTATACACAGGAGAGCTGATGGCagtactgttggccttgcagtgggtggaggaaatTAAGCCAtacagggttgttgtgtgttcTGACTCGTGTGCAGTATTGATGAGTGAAGTCCTTTAGATCACGGAGGAGACAAGACATGCTATATGAGGTACTCCAAATTCATTCCCGGTGAGGCAGATTGGTTTACAAAATAAGTTTAGCTTgtgtcccagcccatgtgggggtggaaggGAATGAGGAAGTAGATGTGCTAGCTAAACTGGCCgttaggagagaggaggtggaggtgccCATGAGCAAGGCAGCGGCTAAGGGAATGATATGGACAGtggtggtgcagagatggcaggagcagtggaactGCTTAGAGACACTAAGGGGAGGCATCTATTCCAAGTAGGCTACAGAGTAAAGTTGGTGAGGGAGGACAGCAGGAAGAGACAGAAGAGGAGGCCATCTTTACAAGGCTAAGGGTGGGACACAATTTTGACTTGTAGAAATGTGTATTGTAACAATGATGCATGAGGCGGATGCGGTGCGActgagtttcgccatcaggtggaagacggtgtcccctcTCTGGTCAGtgaaaaggagagagcagggaccgtAAGAGGCAGACCCTCTGCTGCTTTCTCCTTCCCTCCGCTCAGACTAAtgctgtgttcaaaacaactgggaactcggaaatctcagacttcagtgcgtccaagacaactgggaaactCAGTCATCTTTCTaaagctccgacctgaagatcacggaCATCAAGGAATTGACCTAGTTTTTCCCTAggaccatcagtccagtaaaataaaaaaagctaattatttacaaattatttcaatttatgctcagcAAGTGCTACACGAACTGATCTGTTTTGTTATCAAAGCTCAAGTTTTGAAATATGATATTGTCTGATaagaacaatattggcaggccagaCATATagcaatatgctgtgataatgtattaagCCTATTGCACaacctcattcctacagaacAGTTTTTAATAGGTTAAGGTtgcattttttaagtcatgtttgaAAAAtattctgagcggtagatctcggcttgctttttgactgagaaagtgatcttgactcagaaaaggttagTGACCACTGGTCTATAAGTCCTGTGATGACTGAGGTTAAATATCAAACATGAACTAAAGTGCACATGTACTTGATATTCCAGACTGACTGGCCTCTACAAACTGGGTCAAAGTGTACGACCTGTTTACTTCTGTTTAGGAGGGTATTTAACCACATACCCTCATTAACCCTTTGTTAACTTGTCATTTGAAACATGCTTGGAAATACCTGTTTTTTAGAGAGAGAGTAATCCTTGGCGGATAAAGGACAGTTTAATATTTACCTTACTGAGGTGATGTAGATGGAATAAAGTCATATtgtattatattctattctattatactCTGTTCTTGCTAACACAGGATATTTGATGTAATAAGCAGTACTGTATTTCAAAGAACAGCGTGTTCCCCAATACACCAAAAAAGAAGAAGCACGCATACTCTTTTCATGGTTTTGACAAGGTGGTATACACctacgaccggaagtgactttttcgtagcaggttaggggtttgtctagaagggatacagcttttgtcaaaattgacttttcgtagcagatTTAGGAGAACTTGTTAGGAAAAGGTTTAGGGTTAACAAAAATGCAAAATAATCTACTTTTGACAtccaatttgacaaaagctgtatcccgtCTAGACATAAcccaggttaggagaatttacgcagcatgTTAGGaaaactaacgtagcaggttaggagaaatcggttaaggttaggaaaagggttggggttagctaaaatgctctctTAGCCACCGCTGTGAAGCAGGCAAGAATAACTAAGTACTTACAGGTCACAGATTTGTAGAATCCTTCAAAATAAGAGTCCTGACCTGTGTACTTTATAATTTACTTGTtataatacaaaaaataatgtacATTATTTCTATAAGATATGATAAATAACTAAAATTGTGTGTGTACTCCTATAATTTATTGCACTGTACACAATTTTATGTACAGTGTATCGCAGTAAAGGGGGGTCTATTCTACTCAGGAGCACTTCTAGTTTCCAAATCCACAAAGTTTACACTGCTcattttattaattaattaattgtattcatttattttatttaaatccAATAGTTTTTTCATATTGTTTAAAGTTTAAGTTttgtgaaatgcctttcttgcaagctctttcccaacaatgcagtaatcaatatccaTAGTACTATAAAATCAAGGAGAACCAAAACACACAAGGAATAGATATAAGaggaacacgagaaagtaagtaagctacagtgcattcggaaagtattcagacccattgacttttctacattttgttacattacagccttattctaaaattgattaaattgtttttttccctcatcaatctacacataataccccataatgacaaagcaaaaaccggtttttagaaatgctagcaaatttattaaaaataaaaaactgaaatatgacatttacataagtattcagaccctttattcagtactttgttgaagcacctttggcagcgattacagcctcttgtcgtcttgggtatgacgctacaagcttggcacacctgtatttggggagtttctcccattcttctctgcagatcctctcaatttatttatttatttttatttaacctttatttaaccaggaagggctcattgagatttaaaatctctttttcaagagcgtcctggccaagataggggCAGCACCAtgtcattacaaaaaattacagacagacaacatgaaaaactacaagtaatctagtaaaaaccattcatgaattcacaagagtataacaatatcaaaaacagcaaattaaagacattgacaggtcaggaatcagcctcaaaatccttcatcagagatttaaaaacaccaatcgggacaagttcttccagtttaaaattattttgtaaggtgttccaagacgatggcgcagagtacataaaagaccttttaccaaattcagttcggacatttggaacagttagcaggataaagtccagtgaacgaagagagtacccaccacatttctgaacaataaaaatgcccaaataaaaggtagtaaacccaaaatggctttgtaaataaaagtataccagtgactgagcctacgagtgactagagaaggccagccaaccctggtatacaaagtacagtggtgcgtaagggttttgcagtttaaaataaatctcaaagtaccatgataaagagtgtcaattgatctcaaacactgagcggaagcattcagtatataaaatatccccatagtctagtaaaggcataaatgtagctgatactagcctccttctggcttcaaagaaaaacaggccttattccaaaaataaaatcccaatttcagcttcaattttttgtaagttgttgaatatgcaatttaaaaagagaggccgtcatcaattagaattccaagatatttatatgaggttacaacctcaatctcccttgccctgacaggtagtacaggtgaaaggttcagaggtctatttctatttcaagctctgtcaggttggatggggagtgtcgctgcacagctatattcaggtctctccgagatgttagatcggattgaagtccggctctggctgggccactcaagtacattcagagacttgtccaagccacacctgcattgtcttggctgtgtgtagtgtcgttgtcctgttggaaggtgaaccttcaccccagtctgagttcctgagcactttggagcaggttttcatcagggacctctctgtacttagctccgttcatctttccctcgatcctgactagtctcccagtccctgccactgaaaaacatccccacagcatgatgctgccaccaccatgctccaccatagggatggtgccaggtttcttccagatgtgacacttggcattcaggccaaagagttcaatattggtttcatcagaccagagaatcttgtttctcatggtctgagagtcctttaggtgccttttggcaaactccaagggggctgtcatgtgccttttactgaggagtggcttccgtctgtccactctaccataaaggcctgattggtggagtgctgcagagatggttgtccttctgggaaggttctccccatctccacagaggaactctggagctctgtcagagtgaccatcaggttcttggtcacctccctgaccaaggcccttctccccatctGTTTGGCTGggtggacagctctaggaagggtcttggtggttccaaacttcttccatttaggaatgatggaggccactatgttcttgggggaccttcaatactgcagacatttttggtacccttccccagatctgtgcctcaacacaatcctgtctctgagttctacggacaattccttcaacctcataggcttggttttggctctgacatgcactgtcaactgtggaaccttatatagacaggggtgCCTTTCAAATCATgtgcaatcaattgaatttactacaggggAGAATAAGTGTagaaaatctcaaggatgatcaatggaaacaggatgcacctgagctcaatcgagcctcatagcaaagggtctgaatacttagtaaataaggtatttctggttttttataggtgaatacatttgcaaacatttctaaaaaccttttcaCTTGTCAATGGGGTATtgatgtgtagattgatgaggaaaaaaaataagttaatccattttagaataaggtgtaatcgtaacaaaatgtggaaaagggaagtTGTTGAATATAATAGTTGCCCATGAATATGAAGTGTGATGGTGGAAATCTACAGTGCAGGTAGTATATGAAGTCACACATTGTTTTACAACCCTTGTGTAACATCTGTAGCGATGTTTGATGAAATATCAGGAGAATTGGGCTCTAGAGAGATAGGGTATGGCGTTTTAATGCACATAATAGTTTATGGGGAAGAAATACATACAGATTTTATGGTATATTTTGGAAGATGATGGGAACAAGAGCATAGTATGTTTAACAATGGATGTGGTAAATAGTTGATGTTATTAGAGGGGTTACATGCCTGGACCTCACACTGGCTTCTAACCTATTGCATCTATGTGTgaatggaatggaattaatgatTCTATGTTGGAAGTGATCATTTTTGATTTCTGTACATGAACTTTGATGTTACTATTTAGATAGGATAATTAGAAGATGGTgctttaaaaagatgagaaaaagTTTGCGATCATTGCTTAAATGGGAGAGTTGAGAGAGGCGTGATGTATGCGCTCGAGACATCACTGGATTTTGAGTGCAATCaaatgtatatgtacagtgagaaTGGGTGAGAAAAGGAAGATGATTCATTGGTGGACTGAAGAGTGCAATGCGTGCTATCTCGAGAAAGAAATAGGGCTTAAGAGTGTTGCGTAGGAATATGATGAGAATCTAGTTGATTTCCAAAGGAAAATAGCTTTAGTAGTAAGTTGTAAGAGAAATGTATGGAGAAGTTGTTAAATAGGAGGGGTATGATGGGGAtgtaaataaatcaaatcaaattttattggcaacatgcgcctaatacaaaggtgcagacattacagtgaaatgattacagccttaaccaacagtgcatttaattaataaaaataaaataaaaaacaacaaaaaagtggagaaaaaaagagcagaagtaaaataaaataacagtagggaggtatATATAAGGGGGGTACTGCAGAGTAAGTGCGGCAGCATGGCTAgtgatagttgaagtaatatgtaatGAGGGTAGAGTTTTAGGAGTTTATGAgatttggggtagaagctgttgagaagtcttttgaatCTAGACTTGGCACCTTCGGGTACGCTATGTCgcaggtagcagagagaacagcccttgactagggtggctggagttttgaAATTTGAGGGCCCCTCTgaacgcctggtatagaggtctggatggcagggaagttggccccagtgatgtagtgggTGAGACTACCCCTTAGTGCCCCCTTGGCGGTTGGAGGCAAGCAGTTGCCATATAGGcggggtgatgcaaccagtcaggatggatGGTGCAGTGTAGAatttttggaggatctgaggacccatgccaaatcttttcagtctcctgagggggaataggctttggtGCCCTAACTGtcttgtgtgtttggaccatgatagttgatGGAGGGAGAAAGAACTGAAGTAAGTTCACTACAGAGAAATGGGGGGTgagttttttttcctgtagtacaATCATCCCTTGTCTTGGTCACGCTGAGGGAGAGGcctgttatcctggcaccacacgacaGGCCTGACCCCCCAAGGTTATCGTGTCggggatcaggcctaccactgttgtgtgtcggaaaacttaatgatggtgttggagtcgtgcctggccatgcagtatgggtgaacagggagtacaggagggggactgagcacgcaccgaGGGGCTACgggaggatcagtgtggcagagtGACCTACACGGGGGGTCAGGAATAggatcagttgcagagggaggtgtttagtcccaggatccttagcttagtgatgagctttgagggcactaggGTGTTGAAtgtgctgagctgtagtcaatgaatgaGCATTCTCAGTAGGTGTTCTCTtgtcaggtgggaaagggcaagggtgg
This genomic interval carries:
- the LOC123487309 gene encoding uncharacterized protein LOC123487309, yielding MYELHQEAILDSQTQTGEAKGQGDDINEQARTRGDIVESAVHEDLLISGVAGGRDWTSESDGRFLPKSEPGPNHEGQRLHHHTEHKQWTGGLNILSPGGHQRDIGSSQGSSLQPRLFSSQSQCRDEAGPGADRDRPSCSYDTNTTVSMMNRAGHPGLQPSQRVVGDPPGGSLSSPSGSRLIPGDWAHRRPGSSLPQLPRGYTTNTDRVRMGVHHKRYLAYNTAHNPNNTQTMARGQGGSSNPASTSSGVIGSQRKRPSIRTDADKPYACPTCGKRFAGHLRSFFHQTCSERTWGGNLQTYHRDQLPVYTGELMAVLLALQWVEEIKPYRVVVCSDSCAVLMSEVL